A single genomic interval of Anopheles marshallii chromosome 2, idAnoMarsDA_429_01, whole genome shotgun sequence harbors:
- the LOC128718126 gene encoding calcium permeable stress-gated cation channel 1: MDYINFPNLTSVYSPNREACLVLNKTKILINLYEGIPETLLLNVIAWFFLILLFTLLRQQAWDYGRLALVNSHGENKRWTQLFYAHGNVPGGGGAMGSSTETSDTLNSLSIDRGFFSWIVATFRLTKEQILTHSGPDAVHYLSFQRHLIVVMGIMTVISIAIILPINFSGTLSGDKNSFGHTTISNLEPDSPSMWAHVVFAIAYVPMVVLVMRRASGRNAFKTAPTRTIMATNISQGDCSKTIIRTYLQQLFPDVSIEDIQLAYNISSLIKAAEEYERTVEARIYCEAHRNRDAIQAQPSCFSCEKVDALEYYKDHEAQLAGEVARLRASALNEPLGIAFVTLNSAHEAQHVMLHFKPGTYREWNLSFAPAPSDIFWENLNIDTAQWYCKWATVNFALFLFLFFLTTPVIIVNQLDTLSLTKNTTSQISKISPLVSEFLPTLLLWSLSALMPVIVAYSDTWLSHWTRSRQNYLIMTKTFGYLLFMILILPSLGLTSAQALLQWTIESNDTYRWECIFLPDKGAFFVNYIITAAFIGTALELIRFPDLICYIWKLATAKSRAETPYIRKSILITFPFGIHYAWMVMVFTTSTVYSLACPLIMPFAMVYITLKHFVDKHNLFFAFAPSNMISQGSGGKIHSTAVTMTKFSVVLLLIIMAALAVVRTGTLELRAGVLIMALCVTLVMFACMSPIKRCTTSPLRIVEMDGPAPIYVADVLINRRMVSDSPSHLSYGSDTTMNIVMNDAGVSVTA; this comes from the coding sequence ATGGATTATATAAATTTTCCCAACCTGACCAGCGTTTATTCGCCCAACCGTGAGGCGTGTCTAGTGCTAAATAAGACCAAAATCTTGATTAACCTTTACGAAGGTATCCCGGAGACGTTGCTGCTGAATGTGATAGCGTGGTTTTTCTTGATACTGCTGTTCACGCTGCTCCGTCAGCAAGCCTGGGATTATGGACGGCTAGCGCTAGTGAACAGTCACGGTGAGAACAAACGCTGGACGCAACTGTTTTATGCCCATGGTAATGTGCCCGGTGGTGGAGGGGCGATGGGCAGCTCGACGGAAACGTCAGACACACTCAACAGTCTCAGCATCGATCGGGGCTTCTTCTCCTGGATAGTTGCCACGTTTCGTTTAACGAAGGAGCAAATTCTTACACACAGTGGCCCGGATGCAGTGCACTATCTCTCATTTCAGCGACACCTAATCGTGGTGATGGGTATTATGACGGTGATTTCGATCGCTATTATACTTCCGATCAATTTTTCCGGCACGCTCAGTGGTGATAAGAACTCGTTTGGGCACACGACGATTTCGAACCTCGAACCAGATTCACCCTCGATGTGGGCCCACGTCGTGTTTGCTATTGCCTACGTAccgatggtggtgttggttaTGCGTCGTGCATCTGGTCGCAATGCTTTCAAAACCGCCCCGACGCGCACGATCATGGCGACTAATATATCGCAAGGCGATTGCAGCAAAACCATCATAAGAACTTACCTGCAGCAGCTCTTTCCGGACGTGTCGATCGAAGACATCCAACTGGCCTACAATATATCAAGTTTGATTAAAGCAGCTGAAGAATATGAGCGAACAGTCGAGGCACGCATCTACTGCGAAGCGCACCGAAATCGggatgcaatccaagctcaaCCGTCTTGTTTCAGCTGTGAAAAGGTAGATGCATTGGAGTACTACAAAGATCACGAAGCACAATTGGCTGGAGAGGTTGCTCGGTTGCGTGCTTCGGCACTGAATGAACCGCTCGGTATTGCATTCGTGACGCTCAATTCTGCCCACGAGGCGCAACACGTTATGCTGCATTTTAAGCCGGGAACGTATCGCGAGTGGAATCTTTCGTTTGCCCCGGCTCCATCGGATATCTTCTGGGAAAATCTCAACATCGATACCGCCCAGTGGTACTGCAAGTGGGCAACGGTTAACTTTGCGCTAtttctgtttctatttttccttACCACCCCCGTCATCATTGTGAATCAGCTGGACACGCTTTCGCTAACGAAAAACACCACCTCGCAGATCAGCAAGATCAGCCCGCTAGTTTCAGAATTCCTGCCCACGTTACTGCTGTGGTCCCTGTCCGCATTGATGCCAGTGATCGTCGCATACTCGGACACGTGGTTGTCGCACTGGACACGTTCGCGACAAAACTATCTGATAATGACAAAAACTTTTGGCTATCTGCTGTTCATGATATTAATCCTACCGTCCCTCGGTTTGACGAGCGCCCAGGCGCTACTGCAATGGACTATTGAGTCGAACGACACGTACCGGTGGGAATGTATCTTTCTGCCGGACAAAGGTGCGTTCTTTGTAAACTATATTATTACTGCGGCGTTCATCGGTACGGCGCTCGAGTTGATACGTTTTCCGGACCTTATTTGCTACATCTGGAAGCTGGCGACGGCAAAATCACGAGCCGAGACACCCTACATACGTAAATCTATCCTTATCACATTCCCGTTTGGTATACACTACGCCtggatggtgatggtgtttaCGACTAGTACAGTTTACAGTTTGGCCTGTCCACTAATCATGCCCTTCGCCATGGTATACATCACGCTGAAACATTTCGTCGACAAGCATAATCTCTTTTTTGCATTCGCACCATCGAACATGATCAGCCAAGGCAGCGGGGGTAAGATTCACAGCACTGCCGTTACTATGACGAAATTTTCGGTTGTCCTGTTGCTGATCATCATGGCAGCGTTGGCAGTGGTGCGCACTGGTACGCTTGAGCTACGTGCGGGTGTACTAATCATGGCCTTGTGCGTAACGCTCGTCATGTTTGCATGCATGTCACCGATTAAACGGTGCACAACATCACCTCTACGCATCGTCGAAATGGATGGACCAGCTCCGATCTACGTAGCGGATGTGTTGATTAACCGACGCATGGTGTCGGACAGCCCGTCCCATCTTAGCTATGGGTCAGATACGACCATGAACATTGTGATGAATGATGCCGGTGTCAGTGTGACTGCATAG
- the LOC128707980 gene encoding translin-associated protein X yields the protein MSAYRGNKRQHFGKGGGRRGKDHDNASVDENNPVIQCFREYATILDAKHDKYERIVKIGRDITIESKRIIFLLHTIDPRKNNARKVCEEAKERLETIFRNHFINIAKELKDRDPYQFARAYTNGMQEFIEAYTFYEYCCGQDISHWESIQQKLTYENTPSDVPCDMKNIKEEDNMEPSTGQGLEESTIATAVSNKGGEAFKMTCLLHPQDFVLGLGDLSGEIMRTCVNSLGSGNSESCFQHCRFMQELYKGFLSVTSIRSRDFTHKMITLRQSLLKSENVCYNVTVRGGEAAKWGTTDDTAGALFQLQLSKDDDDEGVYF from the exons ATGAGTGCATATCGCGGTAACAAGCGTCAACATTTCGGGAAGGGAGGCGGTCGTCGTGGAAAAGATCACGACAATGCTTCAGTTGATGAAAACAATCCCGTAATTCAGTGTTTCCGTGAATACGCGACCATTTTAGATGCGAAGCACGATAAATATGAGCGCATTGTGAAAATCGGCCGGGACATCACCATTGAATCCAAGCGAATCATCTTTCTTCTGCACACTATCGATCCTAG AAAGAACAATGCTCGAAAAGTTTGCGAAGAAGCGAAGGAACGACTGGAAACCATTTTTCGCAACCATTTTATAAACATTGCAAAAGAACTGAAGGATCGAGATCCTTACCAGTTTGCGCGGGCATATACGAATGGAATGCAAGAGTTTATTGAAGCTTACACATTTTATGAATACTGTTGCGGGCAGGATATATCGCACTGGGAATCTATTCAACAGAAGCTAACATATGAAAATACCCCAAGCGATGTTCCATGCGATATGAAAAACATCAAGGAGGAAGACAATATGGAGCCATCTACTGGGCAAGGGTTGGAGGAATCAACAATTGCAACAGCTGTATCGAACAAAGGTGGCGAAGCATTTAAGATGACTTGTTTGCTGCATCCGCAAGATTTTGTACTTGGCCTTGGTGATCTTAGCGGTGAGATTATGAGAACATGCGTCAACTCGCTCGGATCTGGAAATTCAGAGAGTTGTTTCCAACATTGCCGCTTTATGCAAGAACTGTACAAAGGTTTCCTGAGTGTAACGTCGATACGGAGTCGAGATTTTACTCACAAAATGATTACTTTGCGGCAAAGTTTATTGAAAAGTGAGAATGTTTGCTATAATGTGACGGTTCGAGGTGGTGAAGCAGCCAAGTGGGGAACAACTGACGATACCGCTGGTGCGCTGTTCCAGTTACAACTTTCaaaggacgacgacgacgagggCGTATATTTTTGA